One Penicillium oxalicum strain HP7-1 chromosome III, whole genome shotgun sequence genomic region harbors:
- a CDS encoding putative dihydroorotase, translating into MPLSQLQGVKLPASADFHVHLRDGPMMELVTPTIRQGGVNTVFVMPNLVPPITTVDHALDYKKRLQAIEPNVNYLMSLYLHESITPETIVEAKKRGITGVKSYPAGVTTNSSSGVVDYTSFYPVFAEMERQGLILNLHGEAPSKGDVTVLSAEERFLPILAELHARFPKLRIILEHCTTAAAIEAVKQCGPTVAGTITAHHLSIIIDSWAGDPFCFCKPVAKTPADRDALLRAAASGNPKFFFGSDSAPHPSASKRGGEKIAAGVFTQPYTTQVVLDSFEQAVENGVLKDEDITPEIVEGFMSKFGRAFYAIGEEQQDFIKVEKKGEKIVEILKSDKTDVVPFRKTQETWTVTWL; encoded by the exons ATGCCTCTTTCTCAGCTCCAGGGAGTCAAGTTGCCGGCCTCGGCGGACTTTCATG TCCATTTGCGGGATGGGCCTATGATGGAATTGGTGACACCCACTATTCGCCAGGGTGGTGTGAATACAGTCTTTGTCATG CCCAACTTGGTTCCACCCATCACCACGGTTGATCATGCCTTGGACTACAAGAAGCGCCTGCAGGCTATTGAGCCAAACGTCAACTACCTCATGTCCCTGTACCTGCACGAATCGATTACCCCCGAGACCATCGTCGAGGCGAAGAAGCGTGGTATCACCGGCGTCAAGAGTTACCCGGCTGGTGTCACAACCAACTCGAGTTCTGGCGTGGTGGATTACACCTCCTTCTACCCAGTCTTTGCGGAAATGGAGCGCCAGGGCCTCATCTTGAACCTTCACGGTGAGGCTCCTTCCAAGGGGGATGTGACGGTGCTGTCGGCCGAGGAACGATTCTTGCCCATCTTGGCGGAGCTGCACGCCCGCTTCCCCAAGCTTCGAATCATCCTGGAACACTGCACCACCGCCGCGGCGATCGAGGCGGTGAAGCAATGCGGTCCTACCGTCGCTGGCACCATCACTGCGCACCATCTGTCCATCATCATTGACTCCTGGGCCGGTGACCCATTCTGCTTCTGCAAACCCGTGGCCAAGACCCCCGCCGACCGTGATGCGCTCCTCCGCGCAGCTGCATCCGGTAATCCCAAGTTCTTCTTCGGTTCAGACAGTGCTCCTCATCCGTCCGCGTCCAAGCGCGGCGGCGAAAAGATTGCCGCCGGCGTCTTCACTCAGCCGTACACCACCCAGGTCGTCCTCGACTCATTCGAACAGGCCGTAGAGAACGGTGTCCTCAAGGATGAGGACATCACGCCAGAGATCGTCGAGGGATTCATGAGCAAATTCGGCCGTGCCTTTTATGCCATTGGCGAGGAACAGCAAGATTTCATCAAGGTAGAGAAGAAAGGTGAGAAGATCGTGGAAATTTTGAAGTCCGACAAGACCGATGTGGTTCCCTTCCGCAAGACCCAGGAGACATGGACAGTAACTTGGCTATAA
- a CDS encoding ADP-ribose 1'-phosphate phosphatase — protein MDLFDENPSHQIVPLPVGTALVIPPQPSDIRRGQKAQWVICLFTSRGFGRKVDSYEQIMNHTSAALQDLKEKLIDLRLDGTEPSPKALFSCRFNSGLFAVPWADTRELLKEAGLRVTVVVPPEVAVRSP, from the coding sequence ATGGATCTTTTCGACGAGAACCCAAGCCACCAGATCGTCCCGCTACCAGTGGGAACAGCGCTGGTGATCCCACCACAGCCATCTGATATCCGTCGAGGCCAGAAAGCGCAATGGGTCATCTGTCTCTTTACCTCCCGGGGGTTTGGGCGCAAGGTCGATTCGTATGAGCAAATTATGAATCATACGTCTGCTGCCTTACAAGATCTCAAAGAGAAATTGATTGATCTCCGGCTTGATGGTACGGAGCCCTCGCCCAAGGCGCTCTTCTCGTGCCGATTTAATTCAGGCTTGTTCGCGGTGCCATGGGCGGACACGAGGGAGCTCTTGAAGGAGGCAGGTCTACGAGTCACCGTGGTTGTTCCACCAGAAGTAGCTGTGAGATCTCCATGA
- a CDS encoding tRNA-dihydrouridine(16/17) synthase: MSSTHAPKNGTETAPALTSTKLQGRQFYESIGSPKYIVAPMVDRSEFAWRMLTRSFMPADEPKPLLSYSPMFHARLFGDQAKVRAQHFQPTREASGDMERKDELYLDGNPKFDRPLFVQFCANDPDEFLEAARHVAPYCDAVDLNLGCPQGIARKGHYGAFLQEDWDLIYKLINRLHTELSVPVTAKFRIQETKEKTLEYAKMILSAGANIIAVHGRRREQKGHETGLADWSYIRYLRDNLPPETVIFANGNILNHDDIERCLEATGADGVMSAEGNLSDPTIFGRPPPPGSEGREYWRGRDGKGGYRVDAILRRYLDIVYQYVLEQPAPERKPLYIPSDPVDEAENLQNYTNGNDAEDGPPRKKQKRDKQKRTNSPSLGVMQGHLFQVLRPMVSTHTNVRDALARTRPGDMPAFEHVLTLVEKAVKKGLQEYQANPEKFERQPGEVLTGSKATIAEYGRPFWVCQPHIRPLPEEALETGALTAKGKTTVKKNGNKEEQKALEAATSEGVAASSNGNVSSGEGKAATEETTNGETTNGSATNGDVAGVMTPANKATNGDVMKGTVFTPDNLVSG; this comes from the exons ATGTCGTCCACTCACGCCCCCAAGAATGGCACCGAAACGGCCCCCGCGCTCACATCTACAAAACTTCAAGGACGCCAATTCTATGAAAGCATCGGGAGTCCGAAGTATATCGTGGCTCCGATGGTAGATCGATCTGAATTT GCTTGGCGCATGCTCACTCGTTCCTTCATGCCCGCGGATGAACCAAAGCCATTGCTTTCCTACTCGCCCATGTTTCATGCTCGGCTGTTTGGGGACCAGGCCAAAGTGCGCGCTCAACACTTCCAACCCACTCGTGAAGCAAGCGGTGACATGGAGCGAAAGGACGAACTATACCTCGACGGCAACCCCAAGTTTGATCGCCCGCTGTTCGTCCAATTTTGTGCAAACGACCCCGACGAGTTCTTGGAAGCAGCCCGTCATGTTGCTCCTTACTGTGACGCTGTTGACCTGAACCTGGGCTGTCCGCAGGGAATCGCTCGCAAGGGACATTATGGCGCTTTCCTTCAGGAGGATTGGGACCTGATCTACAAGCTGATCAATCGACTGCACACCGAACTTTCAGTCCCAGTCACAGCGAAATTCCGGATTcaagagacaaaagaaaagacgctcGAGTATGCCAAGATGATCCTCTCCGCCGGAGCAAATATCATCGCTGTGCACGGGCGCCGACGCGAACAGAAGGGACATGAGACCGGTCTTGCAGACTGGAGTTACATTCGTTACTTGCGGGACAACTTGCCTCCAGAGACCGTCATTTTCGCCAACGGCAATATTTTGAATCACGACGATATCGAGCGGTGCCTGGAAGCGACTGGTGCCGATGGTGTGATGAGTGCAGAGGGCAACTTATCCGATCCCACCATTTTTGGTagaccaccaccgccggGCAGCGAAGGTCGAGAATACTGGCGTGGTCGCGATGGGAAAGGTGGATATCGAGTGGACGCCATTCTCCGAAGATATCTTGACATTGTATACCAATATGTACTGGAGCAGCCTGCCCCGGAACGAAAGCCTCTCTACATTCCTTCCGATCCCGTcgacgaagcagaaaatcTGCAAAATTATACAAATGGCAATGATGCGGAGGACGGACCACCCCGAAAGAAGCAGAAACGCGATAAGCAGAAGCGGACCAATTCGCCCAGTCTTGGCGTAATGCAAGGTCATCTCTTCCAGGTCCTACGACCAATGGTCAGCACGCACACCAATGTTCGTGATGCACTCGCTCGCACACGACCTGGAGATATGCCAGCTTTTGAACATGTCCTGACCCTTGTCGAAAAGGCTGTCAAAAAGGGACTTCAGGAATACCAAGCCAACCCGGAGAAGTTTGAGAGACAGCCCGGTGAGGTATTGACTGGTTCCAAGGCGACAATTGCCGAGTATGGTCGTCCCTTCTGGGTTTGCCAGCCGCACATTCGTCCTTTGCCCGAGGAGGCTCTGGAGACTGGAGCCCTCACAGCCAAAGGCAAGACTAcagtgaagaagaatggaaacAAGGAGGAGCAAAAGGCACTCGAAGCAGCTACTTCTGAGGGTGTGGCCGCTTCAAGTAATGGCAATGTGTCGAGTGGTGAGGGCAAAGCTGCCACCGAGGAGACCACCAACGGGGAGACCACCAACGGAAGTGCTACCAACGGAGATGTTGCCGGTGTGATGACCCCGGCCAACAAGGCTACGAATGGGGATGTCATGAAAGGTACGGTATTCACGCCGGACAACCTTGTCAGTGGATAA
- a CDS encoding GTP-binding protein gtr2: MALTHIRKNHSMDSSTQDRLPNSHHLYRSNSSRSEAQLSLENILQGTTQGSVPAHSRAILEPSVKPRDAKPRLLLMGLRRSGKSSIASVVFHKMPPNETLFLESTTRIQKDSIHSFMDFQVWDFPGQLEYLEPSFDLEDIFGSLGALVWVIDAQDDYLDSVARLNRTILTVQQYYPGINIEVFIHKVDALSEEYRQDAYQDIVQRITDELNDCGYENAPVHFYLTSIYDYSVFEAFSKVIQKLIPNLSTLENLITTLGNNCGFEKTYLFDVLSKIYIASDTRPVDMASYEMCSDYIDVIVDISELYSWDHPLRKAKGDQMQEAESHVVLHDDTMLHLMEMNKYLCLVSVIRNPEAREKKGLIDMNCRTFQEALNDVFSRSWERAEDQNS, translated from the exons ATGGCTTTGACACACATTCGCAAAAATCATTCCATGGATTCCAGCACGCAAGACCGCTTACCCAACTCTCATCACTTGTACCGTAGCAATTCCTCCAGAAGCGAAGCCCAGCTGAGCCTTGAGAATATCTTACAGGGAACCACCCAGGGTAGCGTGCCAGCCCATTCCAGAGCAATTCTGGAACCCAGTGTCAAACCGCGCGATGCAAAACCTCGTCTTTTATTGATGGGCCTGCGGCG AAGTGGCAAGTCTTCCATCGCCAGCGTGGTCTTTCATAAGATGCCTCCAAACGAGACGCTCTTTCTCGAGTCCACAACACGCATTCAAAAGGACTCCATCCA CTCTTTCATGGATTTCCAAGTTTGGGACTTTCCCGGTCAACTGGAGTATCTGGAGCCGTCGTTCGATCTCGAGGATATCTTCGGAAGCCTGGGGGCCCTCGTATGGGTGATTGACGCACAGGACGATTACCTGGACTCGGTGGCTCGGCTGAATCGTACCATCCTGACGGTTCAACAGTACTACCCGGGTATCAATATTGAAGTCTTTATCCACAAAGTTGACGCGCTCTCCGAGGAGTACCGGCAAGATGCATACCAAGATATTGTCCAACGCATCACTGACGAGCTCAACGACTGCGGGTACGAAAATGCGCCTGTACACTTCTATCTCACTTCCATTTACGACTACTCGGTCTTTGAAGCATTCAGCAAAGTCATTCAAAAGTTGATTCCGAATCTCTCGACCCTTGAGAACCTGATCACTACCCTGGGCAATAACTGCGGATTTGAAAAGACATACCTGTTCGATGTACTCAGCAAGATCTACATTGCATCGGATACCAGGCCCGTTGATATGGCATCGTACGAGATGTGCTCAGATTACATTGATGTCATCGTTGACATTTCCGAGTTGTACTCTTGGGATCATCCACTTCGAAAGGCCAAGGGGGATCAGATGCAGGAGGCTGAAAGCCACGTTGTCTTGCATGACGACACGATGCTTCACCTCATGGAAATGAATAA ATATCTCTGTCTGGTCTCGGTCATCCGAAATCCCGAGGCCcgggaaaagaagggcctGATTGACATGAATTGTCGTACCTTCCAAGAAGCCTTGAACGATGTGTTTTCCCGAAGCTGGGAACGTGCAGAAGATCAGAATTCTTAG
- a CDS encoding COBW domain-containing protein: protein MVIDSGHRSETYQTTSPAEKKLEPKQLPVTLLSGFLGSGKTTLLKHILKSTDHGLRIAVIVNDMSQLNIDAALIKNHQISRTTEKIIQLQNGCICCTLRGDLLSELARLTKQNDIEYVIIESTGISEPMQVAETFTAEFSTAMLEAEDQMTDAVGDTTEILKEIADMGGLHKIARLDTTVTVIDAFNLLSNFDTAEFLSDRYGRDEIIPEDERTISDLMVDQIEFADVLIINKIETVNSTTREKITRLVTLLNPNAKILFSSYSQVDVREIVATNRFDFIRAASGAGWLRSLHEMTLQQTGNGKRVAPKPETLEYGINNFVYTARRPFHPRRLFSLLHDKFIIIQNAEVEENEDEEDEEEDAGEGEDDASDGETDTDSVQDFEQPDTKDILRNKRHHPAFAPILRSKGFFWLCTRPFQFGEWSQAGAMLTVGCGGPWFAELPDEAWPEDPDVIQSIKNDFSGPWGDRRQELVFIGEGVDQGAISALLDECLVSAEEMQQWEKVMKNSGLGREDKMQLLADMWEDGWEDWPALETVEDSGEQKKHRASQASGPEPGAHKRHKHTHK, encoded by the exons ATGGTCATAGACTCGGGCCATCGATCCGAAACTTATCAAACGACTTCACCTGCAGAGAAGAAGTTAGAACCCAAGCAGCTGCCGGTGACTCTGCTGTCGGGATTTCTG GGAAGTGGAAAAACCACTTTGTTGAAGCATATCCTCAAGTCAACTGATCATGGTCTGAGGATTGCGGTGATTGTCAATGACATGAGCCA ACTCAACATCGATGCGGCTCTGATCAAAAACCATCAAATCTCCAGGACAACCGAAAAGATCATCCAGCTGCAAAACGGCTGTATCTGTTGTACTCTCCGCGGCGACCTTCTCTCTGAATTGGCTCGTCTGACCAAGCAGAATGACATTGAATATGTGATCATCGAGAGTACCGGCATCAGCGAGCCCATGCAGGTCGCGGAGACTTTCACGGCGGAATTTAGTACGGCCATGCTCGAAGCCGAAGACCAGATGACAGACGCAGTGGGGGACACCACGGAGATTCTCAAAGAGAT CGCCGATATGGGCGGCTTGCACAAGATCGCTCGTCTCGACACCACCGTCACGGTGATCGATGCCTTCAACCTGCTCTCCAACTTTGACACTGCAGAATTTCTCTCTGACCGGTACGGGCGTGACGAGATCATTCCCGAGGATGAACGGACCATCTCGGATCTGATGGTGGATCAAATTGAATTCGCCGACGTgctcatcatcaacaagatcgaGACGGTCAACTCCACCACCCGCGAGAAAATCACCCGTCTGGTCACTTTGCTCAATCCCAACGCAAAGATTCTGTTCTCCAGCTACTCGCAGGTCGACGTCAGAGAGATTGTCGCGACCAACCGATTTGACTTCATACGTGCGGCTTCCGGCGCAGGCTGGCTGCGTAGTCTGCACGAGATGACGCTTCAGCAGACAGGTAACGGGAAGCGGGTCGCTCCCAAGCCAGAAACTCTCGA ATACGGTATCAACAACTTTGTATACACCGCTCGACGTCCCTTTCATCCTCGACGTCTTTTCTCACTACTTCATGACAAGTTCATCATCATTCAAAATGCTGAagtggaagaaaatgaagacgaagaagacgaagaagaagacgcaggagaaggagaagacgatGCGAGTGATGGCGAGACAGACACCGATTCCGTGCAAGACTTTGAGCAACCCGATACCAAGGATATTCTCCGAAACAAGCGACATCACCCGGCGTTTGCACCTATCCTGCGTTCAAAAGGCTTCTTTTGGCTCTGTACTCGACCCTTCCAATTCGGAGAGTGGAGCCAGGCAGGTGCCATGTTGACCGTCGGCTGTGGCGGGCCTTGGTTTGCAGAGCTGCCAGATGAGGCATGGCCTGAGGACCCAGATGTGATCCAGTCCATCAAGAACGACTTTTCTGGTCCTTGGGGGGACCGACGGCAAGAGTTGGTGTTTATTGGTGAAGGGGTGGATCAAGGTGCCATTTCAGCCCTTCTTGACGAGTGTCTGGTCAGTGCCGAGGAAATGCAGCAATGGGAAAAAGTGATGAAGAATTCTGGGCTTGGACGAGAGGACAAAATGCAGCTCTTGGCTGATATGTGGGAGGATGGATGGGAGGACTGGCCTGCTCTGGAGACAGTCGAGGACTCTGGTGAGCAGAAGAAGCATCGTGCCAGCCAGGCATCGGGTCCAGAGCCCGGCGCGCACAAACGTCATAAGCACACTCATAAATGA